The genomic segment CAGATCGAGTCCTGCCTCTGGGGGATTTTTTGATTCAGGTGGAAGATGGAGATTTGAATGATGTGGGATCCATGGATCCGGCACAGGCGGGTAAATCTGCGCGCGTGCGCATCACCACGGCCAATGACCCCGATGCGCTGGTAGGCGAATGGCAGTTAGGGCCAGGGATGGTGGCAGGAATGACTTTGAAGGGAGATCACCTGCTCATTGCTCAATGGGTGCCAGCCTCCCTAACCAAACAACCTTTGCTGCGGACCTGGGCGCTGGATTTAAGCGATCCCTCTTCCGTGGCTAGGTTAGGTGTGGTGGAGCAGGATTTGTCAGGACTGGATGCCTGGGATCTCGATCTCGGTGCCGTGCAGCCTTTGTGGATTGATGAAGATACGTTGGTGTGGTATCTGCCCGCTCAGCATCATCCCCGTCTGTGGTGGAGTGCGCCTATGCCCGTGCAGCCAGCGCAGCCTGATGCTGCGGCCATCATTCCTGCGACTTCTCCCGTCATGGTTCTGTGCCGCATTCATTTTGAAGACGGTGTTTTGGAGGCGAGCGAGCCACAAGTTTTGCGCGTGCGGGGACGGGTGGTGGCTACTTCGGCAGCTCATGTGCGAGCGGGCTTTTTGTGGTTCAGTTACGATGTCTCAGATGAGGTTAGCGGCACTGCCATGAATGATGGTGCGCGCGTGCCTTTGCGTCCATTGCCTAACCAAATCCACACGTGGTTGCAGGTGATGGATTTACGTGCGGGGTCACCCTTGTTACGGGAGGTTGTCTCCATCCCAGGTCCTCTTCTGGGCGTGACCCAAGCGGATGCTCAAGGGGCGGTCATCTTCACTCACAGTGATATGTCTTTGCGTCGTGATCTGGCCCCCACACGAGTGGTGCAGGCCTGTGCGTATGATGGGGTGAATGCCTACCTTTTAGACGATTATGTCACGGCTACTTCGTTTCAATCTGCCTTAGCACTGGAAGGGACTCACTTGTATCTCGCGAAAGAGACAGGGCGTGTGGGAGTGGTGGCGGTAGGTTATGATGCCGCGACAGGGCGGCTAGGGCAGGTATCCTCCTGGAACACGCAGTCTTACCCCACTCGATTACATGTCACTTCCGGTCATCTGCTGGCCAGCAGCCCTGGAAATCTAGAGGTAGCCACACTGACTTCCGAGACGGGAAAATTAAAGCCCATCGCCTCATACGATACCCCGGTGAATTTGACGCTGCCAGTGGGCCGCGCGGCTGTCACGCCCGCTCTGGATCTGTGGATTCCAGCAGGCATGTTCGGCGTGGAGTTCTTGCAAAAACAATCTTTGGGTCGAGATGCGGAAGAAGTAGCCCGCTAACCGCCAGCGGTGATCTGGACGATCTCGATGACGTCACCTTCATTCACTTGAGCCACCGGAATTTCTTTGGGAAGCAGCGCCACTTGATTGTGCTCCACCACGACTGGTTTGCCTGCAAGTCCGAGGGATTCTAGCAAGTCAGACATAGCCAGTGTCTGAGGAAATTCGCGCTTTTGTCCGTTGAGGGTGATGGTCATGAATGAGAAAAAGTTGTTGGTTAGGCGGCCAGTGCGCCTTCCGTGAGAATGGATGGATCCCAATCTTTCCAGACGGCGTCCAGGCCCTGATTTTTCAACATCTCAGCCACTTCCGCAGGAGATCGTGTATCAGCGATGCCGAACTGGCCTTCAGCCTTGGCATTTTCCGTTTTGCCATCCAAGTCCACGCGTTTTCCACGGACTGTGTGGTGCAAGTCATCCTGGCCTGCGCCTGTGTAGCCGCCCGGTTCCGTGTGGCTGCCAGCGCTCATGGTGGTGACACCCAGTGGAGCCAGGGCATCGCGTAGAGCTGCGGGCTCGCGGGTGCTCAGCACCACACCCACTTCAGGAAACGTGAGGCGGAAGGCGCAAAGGGTCTGCACCAGAGCCCAGTCTGGAAAGCCGGTCTTCGGCTGGAAGCCCCCAGCAGCGGGGCGGAGGCGCGGGAAGGCGACGGTGAAGCTGGATTTCCAGCAATGTTTGTAAAGATGCTCCAGATGCGCGGCCAGTCGCAGGGCCTCTAGGCGCCAGTCGCTGAGGCCAAATAGTGCCCCGATGCCGATGCGGCGGAAGCCGCCTTCATAGCCACGTTCTGGGCAGGCCAGCCGCCACTCAAAGTCCTTCTTCGGGCCAGCGGTGTGCATCTCTGAATAAAGAGGGCGATCATAAGTCTCATGATAAACCACCAGACCTTCACAGCCTGCTTTCACCATGCGTTCATATTCGGGGGCTTCCATCGGCCCTACCTCAATGCCGATGGTGGGGACAAAGTCACGGATGGCGTGGATGCACTCTTCCAAATAACCTTCGCTGACAAAGCGCGGGTGCTCACCCGCCACTAACAAGATGTTTCGAAAGCCCTGCTGGGTGAGGTGACGCGCTTCTTTGATGACTTGATCCACCGTCAAGGTCACCCGCATGATGCTGGTGTTGTCCCGAGAAAAGCCGCAGTAGGAGCAGTTATTCACGCATTCATTGGAGACATAAAGGGGGGCAAACATGCGCATCGTGCGGCCAAAATTCCGCCGAGTGATGGCGCGGGACTCACGGGCCATAGCCTCCAGTTGAGACGGGGATTTAGTCTCCAGCAACGCCCAGAATTTCTCCATCAAAGGCGACTTGCGCGTGGGGAGGGCATCGAGAACGGGGGTGAAGGAAGTCAACATGAGGGGGCGGATAGGTGATATACGCCTGTCTGAGGGGGGTGCAAGAGATGGTGATGTGGGCAAAACATCCCGTTGCCTGCGGAGACGGCTGCGTCATACTGGCGGCCCTCTTTCCATGTCCACGACGGCTCCTCAGCGCATTGTCCTCAAATTCGGCACCGGCATTCTGACAAAACTGCATGCTCCGGAGCCCGATCCTGTGCAGTTGCGCAAGCTGGTGGAGGCCGTGGCCCTCCTGAAACGGGCTGGGCATCGTGTGGTGGTGGTGAGCAGTGGTGCCGTTGCCTCGGGGCTGAAGCCGATGAATCTTAGCGAGCGGCCCACGGACATGACCACTCTTCAGGCCCTGGCCGCCGTGGGGCAGACCCATCTCATGCACGCTTATGAAAACCTCCTGCGTGATCATGACCTGCATGTGGCCCAGTTGCTGGTCACGCACGAAGATCTAGAAAATTATGACCGCGCCCGCCGGGTTAAGACCACGCTGGAGCGCCTGCTGGAGTTTCCCCAGGTGGTGCCTGTGATCAATGAAAACGATAGCGTGGCCATTGAGGAACTGCGCTTTGGCGACAATGACAAACTTTCCTCCCGCGTGGCACGCCTGTGGGGGGCGGATCTTTTGCTGCTGCTCACCAGTGCGCCTGGACTGCTGCGGGACATGCATAAACCGGAAGAGGGGCCCATCCCCATCGTCGAAGATGTGGATGTGGTGATCCATCATGCTCAAGAAGAGAAAACCAAACTGGGCACGGGGGGCATGATCTCCAAACTGCGTGCTGTGCAGGATGCGGTGAATGGCGGGGTGCAGTGCATCATCGCCAGCGGTCGTCACGCAGAGCAACTACCCGCCGTTGTGGAAGGAGGCGGGGTTTGCACTCGCTTTTTAGTGAAGACAAAGGCCTGAGATCACCTGTTTAGGCGATCATCTTTTCAGCCGCGAGTCGTAGTTTTTCCCGCAAAGGCACGGCCTTAGCGGCGAGTTCCCTTTGCTCCTGTTCATAGCGTTGGCGACCCACTGGTGTCTCAATGCAGACCGGTTCATAGCCCAGGTGACGCAGGTCGTAGGGACTGGCGCGCATGTCCAGATCGCGACCTTCTCGGGCGAGGGTGAAGACATCGGCCACGAGGTCTGCGCCTACCCAGGGCCAGAGCTTGGTGGCCCATTTGTAGAGGTCCATGTTCGCGTGCAGGCAAGCGCCTTGCTCCATTTCCAGCCGGGTTTCCAGGATGGGTTGCAAGGCATTCAGAGGCTTTGCCGCAGGCGTGAAAAAACGAAACGCATCGTAGTGCGAGCAGCCGATGCTCTGAGATTCGATAAACGTAGCCATCTCATCGGGGGCGAGGCGGAGCTCATACCCTTGATGGCGAATTTCCTCCCGCGTCTGGCGGTAAACCATGGCCCATTCATGCAGGCCAAAGCAGCGGAAGCGCGGAGCACGTGCCAGAACATTGGCACAGAGCGTGGCCACCCAGCGGGCGAGGTCGCGCGTGTGAGCGCCTAGCTTGGATTCATCCAGCCAGACCAGATTTCCCTCGCGTCGGAACTTTTCGCCTAAGAGCCAGGGCATCGCCAGCAGGTCCTCTTCGGTCACTTCCAGGCTGATGTCCATGGGGGGCACCCACTGCTTCAATTTGGCAGGGGAGAAGTTATAATAGGTGAAGAGGAAATCGTGGACGGGATGTTTGTCCTGGCGGCTGCGTCTTTCCACAAACGCATCGGCCTGGGCCGCCACCTTGGAATAGTGGGCATCGCGCCGTGCCTGCCAGTCCGTTCGAGACCAGAGGCTGTTGGAAACGGGGGGCGTCATGCCTCGATCTCGATTTTGTAGCGGGGCAGGGTTTTATCCACCTCTTGGCTGTAGGCATCAATGCCACCCGTCAGGCAGGTAGCTTGGGTGAAACCATGGCCCACGAAGTAAGCCACCGCATCCAGCGAGCGGGATCCTGTGTGATCATAGAGCACGACGGGGGCGGTTTTATCCCAGTGGGAAAAGGCCTCCTGGACTAACTCCTGGGTCATCAGCAAAGAACCTGGGATGGTGACGGCCTCATGCTCCTCGCGGGTGCGTACGTCGAGGACCTTCAAATCGGGTGTGTTAGCGCGGAGTTCTGCAAAGGCTGAGGGGGAGATTTGCAAAGTGGCATCTCCCTGGTGGCTGTCCTGGATATGGGCGATGACCTCCTGCACATCCAGGTTGTCATTGCGGGCACAGAGCTGGGCCAAGGTTTCTGAAGGGCTGAAGGCGCAACTGCTGCAGCCGCCGATGTGATACCGTGCAAAAAGTGCCCGCTGAGCCCCTGGGTAACTTTGCAGCACCTGAGAAAGGGTCGTTTCAGGTGAAAGGGGCGGCAGGCTGGGCGTAGTCATGGCTCCATGAATAACGCACCTGACCGGTGACGAAACTGCAAACTTCAAGTGGGCAAGCGGTAAGGCTGCGCTACATTCGGCTTTATGCTTGAACGCGAACCTCGCATCTATGTGCTGCCCACGATGATGACAGCCGGGAATATCCTGGCTGGATTCGTGGCGATCTTGCAGATTTTTAAAGGTCGGGAAGGGGAAATTACCCAGCATTATTACTGGGCGATCATCGCGATTCTAGCCGCTTGTTTGTTCGATGTGCTCGATGGCCGTGTAGCACGCCTGGGCGGGCAGGAATCACCGTTTGGCCGTGAGTTGGACTCCATTGCAGACATCGTTTCTTTTGGTGTCGCGCCCGCTTTGCTGGTGCATGACATCGTGCTTTCTAATATCGAAAAACCCGCAGGCCTCGGTTGGTTGATCGCTTGCGCTTACCTCGTCTGCGGAGCCATGCGGTTGGCACGTTTCAATTGCATCGCTGCCAGTGATGACAAGACCAACAGCAAGCACTTTCGCGGCTGCCCTATCCCTGCCGCAGCGGGGGTGATCGCCTCACTCACGTTGCTGATGTTGTGGCTTGATGAAGGCAATAAGGAAATCGGCCCCTGGAAATATGGTTTGGCCGTTCTCATGGTTCTGCTTTCCTACCTGATGATGAGTGATCTGGAGTATCCTAGCTTCAAATCCATCAACTGGCGCACGCGCCGTTCTCCAGCTTGGGTGCTCATTTCCATCATCGTGGTGGCCTTTGCCGTGCGGAACTGGCAGTGGATGCCTTCCGTATTGTTTGTCAGCTATTTGCTTTACGGCCTTGTGCGTCCCTGGGTATCCCGCCGTTGGCGGCAGGAGATTGAGATTGAGTATGAAGCGGCAGATACGCCGGATGATCCCATCACCACTCAGACGGACATTCCTTCAGACTCGGATAAGAAGGCAGAAAAGGCTCAGGACCCTGCTGCTGACATCTAGATTTTACCCCTCGCGACGACTCACCGGACAGATACACCTAGGATGGCGGATTTTTACCAGCACGCACGACTTCCCACCCTGCATCACCTCGCCACGCCAGACGCCACCGCGCGGAACGCGGAATTGGTGGAGTTGACTCAAGACCGCCCAGTTGCCCTGCTGCTGCCTGCCTTACACGCAGAGACGCAGCGCCCAGCCTTGCCTGCGATTTTGGAGCAGGTGTCTCAGGTGCCCTACATCAGCCAAGTGCTCCTCAGCATGAACGGCATGGCGGAAGATCAGGTGGAGTCAGCTCTGAAGCTGTGCCGTGAATCCGCTGGGGATAAAAAAGTACAGGTGCTGTGGAATGATGGCCCGGTGCTACAGGCGGCGCATCATCGGCTGGCCGAAGGCGGGTGGGATGGCATGTGTGTGGGTAAAGGGGCCAATATCTGGATGGGGCTCGCTTACCTCAAGGCCTCTGGCCATGAAGGCATCGTCATCAGCCACGATACAGACATCTTAAACTATAGTCCTTCGATGCTTTCGAAGCTGTGTTTTCCGGTCGCCCATCCACGCCTGGGGTATCGCTTTGCCAAAGGTTATTACAGCCGGGTGGCGGATCGCCTTTACGGCCGGGTTACCCGTTTGCTGATTTTTCCCCTCATTCAGTCCTTTCAAGATGTGCTCGGAGTCAAGCCACTGCTGGAGCATTTGATGAGTTTTCGTTATCCTCTTTCAGGTGAGTTTGCTGGCGATCTGGGAACTTTGGCTGGGTTCAGTCTGCCTCCAGCCTGGGGGTTAGAAATCGCGATGCTGTGTGAATCCCATCGGCATTTGACCCCGGCTGAGCAGTGCCAGGTAGATCTGGGATTTCACTTTGAACATCGTCACCGCCAGCTCATCAATCCAGGTCTGGAGCAGGGGCTGGTGGCCGCGGCTGCGGATGTCGTCCGTTGTCTGACCTGGCAGATTCTGCGGGATGCAGAAGAGCGGGCGGCAGAATCTCTATTGCGACTGGTGCTGGAGCGCTATGCGAAGCATCGGGCTCATGAGTGGATGCAACGTTATGAACACGTGGCTCTGCTCAATGGTCTCATCTTTGATCATGAGGAGGAAAGCCTTGCCATTCAGGCCTTTACGGAGGCCTTGGAAGAATTGGTGATCAGTGTGGGCAGTAAAGGCTTGCATGTACCTGGCATGCGCCCTTCACCCGCGCAGGCTTTGGCGCAGTTGCCGGGATTTGGAGATCACGTGGTTCGCTCCGTCCTTTAAAGTGGCGACGGCTTCAGGGTTGTTTCCCCATTTGTCGTGTGGGCGGTAAATGCTCTGCATAACCAGCCTGGGTGCGGCGTAGTTCTGCCACGGCTGTGGCGCGTAGTTTAACCAAGGTGGGTTGGTGCTCTGGGAGATCGGCTAAATTGGTCAGTTCTTCCGGGTCCGATTGTAAATCATACAACTCTTCTGTTTCTCCGGGAGTCAGATAACGGATGTATTTGTAGCGGCCATCATTCAGCGCCGCATACCAGGGCACATGATGGTGGGCGGCTTTGGCGGGAGTGTCTTTGACCACCTGGGTCACGTCAGTGCCGAAGTGGTCGCCCGTGGCCTCGTAAAAACATGGGTAAGGCCAGGCCGCTCCGGTGGGGTCTTTGAGCAGAGGAGTGAGGTCACGACCATGAATTTCCCAGGGCAGGGGAATGCCTGCAAACTCGCTGAAGGTGGCGACGAGATCTGTCCCATTCACGGGTTTGGTGCACACTTTGTCCTGAGGCAAGGTGCCTGGCATGGAGATGATGAGAGGGCTGCGATAAGCGGCATCGTAAGGAGCAAGTTTGGTGCGCAAACCATGCTCGCCCGTGGCAAAACCTTGATCAGCCGTGAGCACAACCAAGGTGTTTTCTAGCTGCCCACTTTCTTTGAGGGCTTTCATGACTTCGGCCACACCTTCATCCAGCGATTGCACACAGTCATTGAGCTGGTGGATGTGATCAGCGTAGGGACGCGCCTTCTTGGCATTGTCGCCGAATGTTTCACCACTCTTTTGGGGGACGATTCGTCCTTCGTCATCCTTTTTCCAAGCCTGGGTTTCGTTTAGATAAGCTGGTTTTCCAGGGCGTGGTGGCAGGATGTCTGCGGGGAAGGGAACGGCGTCGTTTTTATGCAGGCCTTTGTGGCGTTTCGCGGGGGTGGTAGGACCGTGGACGCCGCCGTAGCATAACCAGAGATACCAGGGCTTCGTAGCATCGCGATGCTGACCACGGATGTATTCAGTGGCCCAGCGGGTGTAGTTGTCGGTGGAATAGTCAGCGTTCAGTGTGACCGCTTTGACCCCGTTGATCTCTAACATCTGGTCTTCGTAATAAGCTCCTGCATTCTCGGGGTATTTGGGGCGGTTCCAGACGATCTGGTAATCCCAATCCCGTCCATAACCTGAATCCACCCCCGTGTGCCACTTGCCGATTTGAGCGGTGTGATAGCCATTGTTCCGAAACACGGCGGGGAAGAAGGGTGTCTTTTGTGGGTCATATTCACTGCGCGGATACTTTCCACTCATGCGCATGGACTCGATGCCGTGGGGATGCCTGCCTGTGAGCATGGTGGCCCGTGAGGGCATACACCACGCGCCCATGTAAGCATGACTGAAGCGCACGCCACTTTTGGCTAGGGCATCCATGGCTGGTGTCTTAACACCCGGCAGCGCTTCGGGGTAACAAGACAATGTCTTGTAGGAATGATCATCTGTGAAGATGAATAGTATGTTAGGCGGCTTAGGCGCAGCAGTCGCCGCGCTGCAAGTGATCACCGCCCAAAAGAGCCAAGAAAGTCGCTGAAACATGCCCTCTAAACGCCCAGGTTTAGACGAACTCTCAAGCGACTCCACTTTTCACAAACAGCCCTCGTTAAGGGGCCACCGCAGCTTGGTTGATGCGTGAACCTGAGGGGTCAACCACCCGCACTGTGACGAAGAAGATCACGTTTTTGACACGGCGCTGTTTGACATCACTTTTGAAAAGACGTCCCAGGAAAGGCAGGTCACCCAGCAGGGGCACTTTATCCGCGATGATTTCTGTCTGATCCGTGACCAAACCCCCGAGGACCACCGTGGCACCATCATACACCTTGACGGAGGTGATGACTTTCTTGGTGTCGAAGATGGGTTGGAATATCAGGTTAGGGGTGAGCTCGGTGAAGGTCCCTTGATAAAGGCTGCGAATCGGAGAACCGTAGTTCACAAAACCTGAGAATTCCGTGAACTGGGGGGTCACTGTCAAATCCACCGTGCGGCCGTCTTCAGAGATCACTGGCTCCACATCCAGAACAACACCGGTTTTGCGAGTGTCGAAGGAAGTCGGCGTGCTGGGTGTGACCACGGCAGGAGGCAGTTCACCTGGAATGACCTCACCCGTTTCAGCATCAATGAGATTGCTCTGACCAATGTTTGTCGGGATCTGGGGTGGATCAAACTCTGTCGGGTAGATCAACTCACGAACGACTTCTACTGAGGCTTTCTGGCCGCTGCGTGTTACCACGCTAGGCTGGGCGGCAAGGTCA from the Prosthecobacter dejongeii genome contains:
- the thiS gene encoding sulfur carrier protein ThiS is translated as MTITLNGQKREFPQTLAMSDLLESLGLAGKPVVVEHNQVALLPKEIPVAQVNEGDVIEIVQITAGG
- a CDS encoding rhodanese-like domain-containing protein, producing MTTPSLPPLSPETTLSQVLQSYPGAQRALFARYHIGGCSSCAFSPSETLAQLCARNDNLDVQEVIAHIQDSHQGDATLQISPSAFAELRANTPDLKVLDVRTREEHEAVTIPGSLLMTQELVQEAFSHWDKTAPVVLYDHTGSRSLDAVAYFVGHGFTQATCLTGGIDAYSQEVDKTLPRYKIEIEA
- a CDS encoding sulfatase family protein, whose translation is MFQRLSWLFWAVITCSAATAAPKPPNILFIFTDDHSYKTLSCYPEALPGVKTPAMDALAKSGVRFSHAYMGAWCMPSRATMLTGRHPHGIESMRMSGKYPRSEYDPQKTPFFPAVFRNNGYHTAQIGKWHTGVDSGYGRDWDYQIVWNRPKYPENAGAYYEDQMLEINGVKAVTLNADYSTDNYTRWATEYIRGQHRDATKPWYLWLCYGGVHGPTTPAKRHKGLHKNDAVPFPADILPPRPGKPAYLNETQAWKKDDEGRIVPQKSGETFGDNAKKARPYADHIHQLNDCVQSLDEGVAEVMKALKESGQLENTLVVLTADQGFATGEHGLRTKLAPYDAAYRSPLIISMPGTLPQDKVCTKPVNGTDLVATFSEFAGIPLPWEIHGRDLTPLLKDPTGAAWPYPCFYEATGDHFGTDVTQVVKDTPAKAAHHHVPWYAALNDGRYKYIRYLTPGETEELYDLQSDPEELTNLADLPEHQPTLVKLRATAVAELRRTQAGYAEHLPPTRQMGKQP
- a CDS encoding glycosyltransferase family protein, whose protein sequence is MADFYQHARLPTLHHLATPDATARNAELVELTQDRPVALLLPALHAETQRPALPAILEQVSQVPYISQVLLSMNGMAEDQVESALKLCRESAGDKKVQVLWNDGPVLQAAHHRLAEGGWDGMCVGKGANIWMGLAYLKASGHEGIVISHDTDILNYSPSMLSKLCFPVAHPRLGYRFAKGYYSRVADRLYGRVTRLLIFPLIQSFQDVLGVKPLLEHLMSFRYPLSGEFAGDLGTLAGFSLPPAWGLEIAMLCESHRHLTPAEQCQVDLGFHFEHRHRQLINPGLEQGLVAAAADVVRCLTWQILRDAEERAAESLLRLVLERYAKHRAHEWMQRYEHVALLNGLIFDHEEESLAIQAFTEALEELVISVGSKGLHVPGMRPSPAQALAQLPGFGDHVVRSVL
- a CDS encoding radical SAM protein, which codes for MLTSFTPVLDALPTRKSPLMEKFWALLETKSPSQLEAMARESRAITRRNFGRTMRMFAPLYVSNECVNNCSYCGFSRDNTSIMRVTLTVDQVIKEARHLTQQGFRNILLVAGEHPRFVSEGYLEECIHAIRDFVPTIGIEVGPMEAPEYERMVKAGCEGLVVYHETYDRPLYSEMHTAGPKKDFEWRLACPERGYEGGFRRIGIGALFGLSDWRLEALRLAAHLEHLYKHCWKSSFTVAFPRLRPAAGGFQPKTGFPDWALVQTLCAFRLTFPEVGVVLSTREPAALRDALAPLGVTTMSAGSHTEPGGYTGAGQDDLHHTVRGKRVDLDGKTENAKAEGQFGIADTRSPAEVAEMLKNQGLDAVWKDWDPSILTEGALAA
- the proB gene encoding glutamate 5-kinase, encoding MSTTAPQRIVLKFGTGILTKLHAPEPDPVQLRKLVEAVALLKRAGHRVVVVSSGAVASGLKPMNLSERPTDMTTLQALAAVGQTHLMHAYENLLRDHDLHVAQLLVTHEDLENYDRARRVKTTLERLLEFPQVVPVINENDSVAIEELRFGDNDKLSSRVARLWGADLLLLLTSAPGLLRDMHKPEEGPIPIVEDVDVVIHHAQEEKTKLGTGGMISKLRAVQDAVNGGVQCIIASGRHAEQLPAVVEGGGVCTRFLVKTKA
- the pssA gene encoding CDP-diacylglycerol--serine O-phosphatidyltransferase, whose translation is MLEREPRIYVLPTMMTAGNILAGFVAILQIFKGREGEITQHYYWAIIAILAACLFDVLDGRVARLGGQESPFGRELDSIADIVSFGVAPALLVHDIVLSNIEKPAGLGWLIACAYLVCGAMRLARFNCIAASDDKTNSKHFRGCPIPAAAGVIASLTLLMLWLDEGNKEIGPWKYGLAVLMVLLSYLMMSDLEYPSFKSINWRTRRSPAWVLISIIVVAFAVRNWQWMPSVLFVSYLLYGLVRPWVSRRWRQEIEIEYEAADTPDDPITTQTDIPSDSDKKAEKAQDPAADI